The stretch of DNA ATATTTAGATTTTCGTATCCTCTAAGGCATTGAATGTGCATAGCCAAGAAGGTGCACTAAATATCACGCAATCCCGCTCTTCTCCTCACACCACCACTCCAACAACTTCTTTTGAGCACTTGGCCATGGAATTCGGCGGCACCTAGATGCTCGCTGTCTTCACCCTGGGCATTTTCATCATGGCTTTCTATAAGTTCATATAGCAGATTGTATCGCACCTCCCATAGTTCGAATGTTCGGAGCAACTGGTTGGAGCATGAATTTAATACACATGATTTATTATTGGAGATAGATACTTTACACAAATGCTTGTATACAATATTCGGATTTCCATTTCCTCTAAGACGCTACACAAATGCTTGTATCCAATATTAGGATTTGCATATCCTCGAAGACATTACACGAATGGTTGTATCAAATATTTGGATTTTCATATCTCTAGTCTTTTTTGGTTCGTAGGAtaggaatatcataggaatagGGAAGTTGTagaaaatgagatgacatgtatctcaaatcctatgagtagagATAAAAAAAGAGATGCCaattggttcacatcataggaattTTTTCATCGAGTTTAGCCTAatatttattttcctttgaaatgtggaggataCGAACCAATTCTATGTAGGAATAAGAATCCATTCCTATAAATAAAAGGGCTTTAAAGGAAAAAAATCGTATAAGAATCATATCCTatagaattcctatgaaattcctacaaACAAAAGAAGTCCTAAGACATTACACAAATGCTTGTATCCAATATTTAGATTTCAGTAACCTCTAAGACATTGAATGCATAGCCAAGAGAGGTGCAATAAATAGCACTCACTCTCATTCTTCTCCTCACGCCACCACTCCAACAACTTCTTTTGAGCACTTAGCCATGGCGTTCAGCGGCACCCAGATGCTCGCCGCCTTCACCCTGGGCATTCTCCTCATGGCCTTCTGTAAGTTCACATAACAGATTCTATCGCATCGCAATCCCATGCAATTTAAAATCAAATTGATGAAAAATTTGCTAATTTAATCTTCTGGGGCACACTCTAATTGTATATCACATGCAGGTGTGGAGGCTCAGGTATGCATGTCCCGTAGCAAGTCGTACAAAGGCCCTTGCAAGAAACTGCGCTGCACCAAGGCTTGTCACAAAGAGCACTTCAAGGGTGGGTTTTGCTCCAGTAAAAAGTCGATCGTTGACGATGAGCTCAACGAAGACGACGGCGAGAACGGCTTTCAAAAACCGCCTAGAAAAAAGTTTTGCATTTGTACATCCTCATGCAGCCAAGCCCCACCACCACCGTCGGAACCTCATGTGCCGGAGCCGCCCGAAGTGCCAGTGCCTGGGCCACCGCCGAGGGCCGGCCATATTTATTGAGTGAGTAAATGGTGGTATGTATGAACCTGAGGTGCCGAGGAAAGAGAGGAAACAATCATTGCTTAATTTGTACACATGCATGATTGATTGCATGGGagtgataataataataatctgAAGTGATCAACAGTAAACACGAGTGTCTCTGCCATGGATTAATAATTCTGAGACGAGGAAGCAAACACTTGGTTGCCCGTGCTCGTCCACCCCGCCCAACAGAAGGTAGTGGGTTGTCTGTTGGTGGTATCTATGCGCACGCGACACACTTCTCCGTGTTAGACTGTATATACGTAGTTTTATATAGGTCTTGTATTGTATCTTTTGGTATATCAATATAATGAGATAGGCACTCCCTATTTTAAGGTGTCGAGCCAGTTTCCCAAACCCTATGTTTTACATGGTATCAGATTAGGTTACGATGTCTTCCGCTGCACcacctcccgccgccgccgcgccgatctcgaccgccgccaccgcgccggccctCGCCCCGATGTCGCCCTTCATGGCCTCCCGCCCCCTCGCGACGACATACGGtgccgtgccgccgccgcccactTCCCCGCAGGCTTCGGGGTCTCCGGACGCTCCAATCGTCCCGACCGAGCCCGCGGCGCTGCCAGCCCCTGGCGGCCCTCCTCCGCCGAGTCCGCACCCGTGGTGCGGTGCTCCCGCGCCATCCTATGGTGCGCCCCCGCCGCCGTCATCCTTCTGGCCGGGGTCGGCCTATGCTGAGCCGTCGCCGCAACCCTACACGGCCGTGCCGCatccgccgccaccgcaccaCTACTACCAGGCGCCGCCGCCGTCCTATGGGGGCGCGGCCTCCTCGCCGTACGGTGCCCCTGCAGCGCCCGGCCAAGGTGCTTCGGCTGCTGCGGGTGCTGGCCCCTACGCCGCGCCGGGCACCTACGGTCCTCCTGCAGTGCCCGGGCACGATGCTTTGGCTGCCGCCTCTGCCGGGTCCTACTCCTCCCCTGGCGCCTATGCGATGGTCCCTCGTCCAGAGATGGCCCTGTCCATGGATCCCTATGCCCCACTGGCGCAGGCGTACACTGCTCAAACCGCGGCGCCGCCGACGTTTTATTTCTCGCACCTGCTGCCGGTGAAGCTCGCGCCGGACAACTACCTGTCATGGCGTGCTCAGGTCTTGCCTCTACTCCGCAGCCGCTACTTGGAGGGCTACGTCGACGGATCCATCCCGTGTCCACCCTCTCACCATCCGGCATATCACACGTGGGTGGCGCAGGGTCAGGCTATTCTCTCTGCTATCCAGTCTTCGCTCACGCCGAGTGTTTCGTCGATGGTCATCTTCGCCGCTACGTCCAGGGAGGCATGGGCGGCCCTCCACACTAGTTTCGCCTCTCAGTCTTAGGCGCGTGCGCACTCTATACGCACCGAGCTGGGTGAGACCAAGCTTGGCGATCTCAGCATCACGGAGTACTTCAACAAGATGACGAGCCTCGCCGACACCTTGGCCTCTGTTGGTCACCCGCTTCAGGACGAGGACTTCACCACTTTTGTGCTTAACGGGCTTGATGATGATTATGACAATCGCACAGAGAACGTCCATGGTCGAGAGGATACGCTCCCGCTCGTGAGCTCTATGCGCGCCTCCTTGGGCGTGAGCAGCGCATCAAGGCGCGCCGTGTTTCCCCCAGCTTCGCCTCCGCCAACACCGCGACACGCGGAAAACCTCAGAAGCCGGCCGCATCAGGTGGCAAACCACCTGCTTCCTCGTCGCAGGCCTCGCGGGGCAACGCGCCGACCATCACTGGAGGGAGTCGACCAGTTGCTTGCTGTTCTAGTTGTGGTGCTCCTCAGGCTTGTCAGCTTTGTAGCATCGATCTTCACCTCGCCTCTCGCTGCAACAGACGCTAAAAGCAAGACTTCCTTGGCCTTGGTAACAATGGAAAAGGGAATGATAAGCAGACTGCAGCTGCCGTGACGGGGCACGAGCACGGGCGCACCCAGTCCTACTCTCTTGATCCGacgtggtatatggatacaggaGCGACGAATCATCTCACCAGTG from Triticum urartu cultivar G1812 chromosome 3, Tu2.1, whole genome shotgun sequence encodes:
- the LOC125549091 gene encoding defensin SD2-like; its protein translation is MAFSGTQMLAAFTLGILLMAFCVEAQVCMSRSKSYKGPCKKLRCTKACHKEHFKGGFCSSKKSIVDDELNEDDGENGFQKPPRKKFCICTSSCSQAPPPPSEPHVPEPPEVPVPGPPPRAGHIY